In Papio anubis isolate 15944 chromosome 20, Panubis1.0, whole genome shotgun sequence, a single window of DNA contains:
- the CCDC97 gene encoding coiled-coil domain-containing protein 97 isoform X1 — translation MEAVATAAAAKEPDKGCTEPGPGHWGELSRTPVPSKPQDKVEAAEATPVALDSDTSGAENAAVSAMLHAVAASRLPVCSQQQGEPDLTEREKVAILAQLYHEKPLVFLERFRTGLREEHLACFGHVRGDHRADFYCAEVARQGTARPRTLRTRLRNRRYAALRELIQGGEYFSDEQMRFRAPLLYEQYIGQYLTQEELSARTPTHQPPKPGSPGRPACPLSNLLLQSYEERELQQRLLQQQEEEEACLEEEEEEEEDSDGEDQRSGKDSEAWVPDSEERLILREEFTSRMHQRFLDGKDGDFDYSTVDDNPDFDNLDIVARDEEERYFDEEEPEDAPSPELDGD, via the exons ATGGAGGCCGTGGCGACTGCGGCGGCGGCGAAGGAACCCGATAAGG GCTGCACAGAGCCTGGACCTGGGCACTGGGGTGAGCTGAGCCGGACACCAGTCCCATCTAAACCCCAGGACAAAGTGGAAGCAGCTGAGGCAACACCAGTGGCCCTGGACAGTGACACCTCCGGTGCTGAAAATGCAGCGGTGAGTGCCATGCTGCACGCTGTAGCCGCCAGCCGCCTGCCTGTTTGCAGCCAGCAGCAGGGTGAACCTGATCTGACAGAGCGTGAGAAAGTGGCCATCCTGGCCCAGCTGTACCATGAGAAGCCACTGGTGTTCCTGGAGCGCTTCCGCACAGGCCTCCGTGAGGAGCACCTGGCCTGCTTTGGCCACGTGCGTGGCGACCACCGTGCAGACTTCTACTGTGCTGAGGTGGCCCGGCAGGGCACTGCCCGGCCCCGCACCCTGCGTACCCGCCTGCGTAACCGGCGCTATGCTGCCCTGCGAGAGCTGATCCAAG GGGGCGAGTACTTCAGTGATGAGCAGATGCGTTTCCGGGCCCCCCTGCTATACGAGCAGTACATCGGACAGTACCTCACCCAGGAGGAACTCAGTGCCCGCACCCCAACCCACCAGCCCCCTAAGCCCGGGTCCCCCGGGAGACCTGCCTGCCCACTCTCCAACTTGCTGCTTCAGTCCTATGAGGAGCGGGAGCTTCAGCAGCGTCTGCTCCaacagcaggaggaggaggaggcctgcttggaggaagaagaagaggaggaggaggacagtgATGGGGAAG ACCAGAGGTCAGGCAAGGACTCGGAGGCCTGGGTCCCCGACTCGGAGGAGAGGCTGATCCTGCGAGAGGAGTTCACCAGCCGCATGCACCAGCGCTTCCTAGATGGCAAGGATGGGGACTTTGACTACAG CACAGTAGACGACAACCCTGACTTTGACAACCTGGACATCGTGGCACGGGATGAGGAGGAGAGGTACTTCGATGAGGAAGAACCTGAGGACGCGCCCAGCCCAGAGCTGGATGGGGACTGA
- the CCDC97 gene encoding coiled-coil domain-containing protein 97 isoform X2, which translates to MLHAVAASRLPVCSQQQGEPDLTEREKVAILAQLYHEKPLVFLERFRTGLREEHLACFGHVRGDHRADFYCAEVARQGTARPRTLRTRLRNRRYAALRELIQGGEYFSDEQMRFRAPLLYEQYIGQYLTQEELSARTPTHQPPKPGSPGRPACPLSNLLLQSYEERELQQRLLQQQEEEEACLEEEEEEEEDSDGEDQRSGKDSEAWVPDSEERLILREEFTSRMHQRFLDGKDGDFDYSTVDDNPDFDNLDIVARDEEERYFDEEEPEDAPSPELDGD; encoded by the exons ATGCTGCACGCTGTAGCCGCCAGCCGCCTGCCTGTTTGCAGCCAGCAGCAGGGTGAACCTGATCTGACAGAGCGTGAGAAAGTGGCCATCCTGGCCCAGCTGTACCATGAGAAGCCACTGGTGTTCCTGGAGCGCTTCCGCACAGGCCTCCGTGAGGAGCACCTGGCCTGCTTTGGCCACGTGCGTGGCGACCACCGTGCAGACTTCTACTGTGCTGAGGTGGCCCGGCAGGGCACTGCCCGGCCCCGCACCCTGCGTACCCGCCTGCGTAACCGGCGCTATGCTGCCCTGCGAGAGCTGATCCAAG GGGGCGAGTACTTCAGTGATGAGCAGATGCGTTTCCGGGCCCCCCTGCTATACGAGCAGTACATCGGACAGTACCTCACCCAGGAGGAACTCAGTGCCCGCACCCCAACCCACCAGCCCCCTAAGCCCGGGTCCCCCGGGAGACCTGCCTGCCCACTCTCCAACTTGCTGCTTCAGTCCTATGAGGAGCGGGAGCTTCAGCAGCGTCTGCTCCaacagcaggaggaggaggaggcctgcttggaggaagaagaagaggaggaggaggacagtgATGGGGAAG ACCAGAGGTCAGGCAAGGACTCGGAGGCCTGGGTCCCCGACTCGGAGGAGAGGCTGATCCTGCGAGAGGAGTTCACCAGCCGCATGCACCAGCGCTTCCTAGATGGCAAGGATGGGGACTTTGACTACAG CACAGTAGACGACAACCCTGACTTTGACAACCTGGACATCGTGGCACGGGATGAGGAGGAGAGGTACTTCGATGAGGAAGAACCTGAGGACGCGCCCAGCCCAGAGCTGGATGGGGACTGA